From Nicotiana tabacum cultivar K326 chromosome 22, ASM71507v2, whole genome shotgun sequence, one genomic window encodes:
- the LOC107790166 gene encoding pentatricopeptide repeat-containing protein At2g17525, mitochondrial-like, with protein sequence MHKAYKLSVCFSSRIHRTFLTKSEPVLSSPVPTQENITRLILEQKSATEALQAFRWASELRNFTHNQSTYRALIYMLCYFRRFDTAQEMLDEMPSSIGSTPDEDIFITIIHGLGRARMIKQVIKVPELVFKFEKKPTLKLYNSILDVLVKKDIDIAREFYRMKMMGSGIQGDDYTYGILMKGLCLTNRIGDGFKLLQVMKTRGIKPNTVIYNTLIHALCKNGKVGRARSLMRELVEPSDVTFNILISAYCGERNLVQALVMLEKSFSKGYIPDVITVTKVVELLCNDGRASEAVEVLESVEQRGGIVDVVAYNTLINGFCRLGNVKVGCRLLKEMELKGCLPNADTYNGLISGLCDSKMLNLALDMFNEMKRIGINWNFVTYDTLIHGLCSSGRVEDGLKILELMEDDKGASAFHIGPYNGIMYGLYKENRLEEALAFLRKMENLYPRAVDRSVRILGFCQNGSIDEARRVYDQMVGEGVMPSALIYANLISGFCSKGCVREALELMNEMIGHGYLPVASTFNALINLLCRQGRVGKASKLMEDIIGRGCLLDYGSYSPLINVFCSNGDFHKAFMFFLQMVEKGIVPDYHSWNKLLLCLCQQKSWLEGNNKICRLSSQLQAIIQT encoded by the coding sequence ATGCACAAAGCCTATAAACTCTCGGTCTGTTTCAGCAGCCGAATTCATCGAACATTTCTCACTAAATCAGAACCAGTGTTAAGCAGTCCCGTCCCAACTCAAGAAAACATCACCCGTTTAATTTTAGAACAAAAATCTGCAACTGAAGCTCTTCAAGCCTTTAGATGGGCATCCGAGCTTCGCAATTTCACGCACAATCAGTCTACTTACAGAGCTTTAATCTACATGCTCTGCTATTTTCGTCGTTTTGATACTGCCCAGGAGATGCTCGATGAAATGCCTAGCTCAATTGGGTCAACCCCAGATGAGGATATCTTCATCACTATTATACATGGCCTTGGCCGCGCTCGAATGATTAAACAAGTCATTAAAGTTCCTGAATTGGTGTTTAAGTTTGAAAAGAAGCCAACTCTAAAGCTTTATAATTCaattcttgatgttcttgttaaGAAAGATATTGACATTGCTAGAGAATTCTATAGGATGAAAATGATGGGAAGTGGAATTCAGGGTGATGACTATACTTATGGGATTTTGATGAAAGGACTTTGCTTGACTAATAGGATTGGTGATGGGTTTAAGCTTCTTCAAGTGATGAAAACTCGTGGCATTAAGCCAAATACTGTGATTTATAATACACTTATACATGCACTCTGCAAGAATGGGAAGGTAGGGAGAGCTAGGAGTTTGATGAGAGAATTGGTTGAACCAAGTGATGTGACTTTTAACATTTTGATATCTGCATATTGTGGAGAGCGGAACTTAGTACAGGCTTTGGTGATGCTGGAAAAGAGCTTTAGTAAAGGGTATATTCCTGATGTAATTACGGTGACTAAAGTGGTGGAACTTCTTTGTAATGACGGACGTGCTTCAGAGGCAGTGGAGGTACTAGAAAGTGTTGAGCAAAGAGGAGgaattgttgatgttgttgctTATAACACTTTGATTAATGGGTTTTGTAGATTAGGGAATGTGAAAGTTGGTTGTCGTCTTTTGAAGGAGATGGAGTTGAAAGGGTGCCTGCCAAATGCAGATACATATAATGGTTTGATATCTGGTCTCTGTGACTCCAAGATGTTGAATTTGGCACTTGACATgttcaatgaaatgaaaaggaTTGGGATAAATTGGAATTTTGTCACGTACGATACTCTTATCCATGGATTGTGTTCGAGTGGGAGAGTGGAAGATGGATTGAAGATCTTGGAATTAATGGAGGATGATAAAGGGGCTTCAGCATTTCATATTGGTCCGTATAATGGTATTATGTATGGTCTTTACAAGGAAAACCGTTTGGAAGAAGCACTTGCATTTTTAAGGAAGATGGAAAATTTGTATCCACGAGCTGTGGATAGGAGCGTGAGAATACTTGGTTTTTGTCAAAATGGAAGCATTGATGAAGCAAGGAGGGTCTATGATCAGATGGTTGGGGAAGGTGTTATGCCAAGTGCTCTTATTTATGCAAACTTAATTAGTGGATTCTGCAGCAAAGGATGTGTAAGAGAAGCACTTGAGCTGATGAATGAGATGATTGGGCATGGTTATCTTCCTGTTGCATCAACTTTCAATGCTCTGATAAATCTGCTTTGCAGGCAGGGTAGAGTTGGAAAGGCATCAAAGTTGATGGAGGACATCATAGGTAGAGGCTGTTTGCTGGACTACGGGAGCTACAGTCCATTAATTAATGTTTTTTGCAGCAATGGAGATTTCCACAAAGCATTTATGTTCTTTTTGCAAATGGTAGAAAAGGGTATAGTTCCTGATTACCATTCATGGAATAAATTACTTCTGTGCCTTTGCCAACAAAAAAGTTGGCTTGAAGGAAATAACAAGATCTGCCGTTTAAGTAGCCAACTGCAGGCTATTATACAGACATGA